TAATCAATAGAAGTTTCTCCCCACTCGCCTCTATCCAAGCAGGACTTAATTCTTTCTTTGGCTTCATCAACCATAAAACCAAAGATATTTCTACTATTGATGTAAAAACTAATGATGAATTTGGTCAAATCTCTAAAGCCATCAACGAAAACATCCTTGCTACTAAACAAGGTTTAGAACAAGATGCTAAAGCAGTAAAAGAAAGTGTTGAAACAGTAGGAGTAGTAGAAAGTGGTAATCTTACTGCAAGAATTACAGCTAATCCTAGAAATCCACAATTAATAGAACTTAAAAATGTTCTTAATAGACTTTTAGATGTTTTACAAACTAAAGTAGGATCAGATATGAATGCTATTCATAAGATCTTTGAAGAATATAAGTCTTTAGACTTTAGAAATAAACTTGATAATGCTAGTGGTAATGTTGAAATCACTACCAATGCTTTAGGAGATGAAATCGTTAAGATGTTAAAACAAAGTTCTGACTTTGCTAATCACTTAGCCAGTGAAAGTTCTAAACTTCAAAGTGCAGTTCAAAATCTTACTTCATCTTCTAATTCTCAAGCAGCTTCTTTGGAAGAAACAGCTGCTGCTTTAGAAGAGATTACTTCTTCTATGCAAAATGTTTCTGTAAAAACCAGTGATGTTATCACTCAATCTGAAGAGATTAAGAATGTTACAGGTATTATTGGAGATATTGCAGATCAAATCAATCTTCTAGCATTAAATGCTGCTATTGAAGCTGCAAGAGCAGGAGAACATGGTAGAGGATTTGCAGTTGTTGCAGATGAAGTTAGAAAGCTAGCTGAAAGAACTCAAAAGTCTTTATCTGAAATAGAAGCTAATACTAATTTATTGGTTCAATCTATCAATGATATGGCAGAATCTATTAAAGAGCAAACTGCAGGTATTACTCAAATCAATGAGAGTGTAGCTCAAATTGATCAAACTACTAAGGATAATGTAGAGATTGCTAATGAGTCTGCTATTATTTCTAATACTGTAAGTGATATAGCTAATAATATACTTGAAGATGTGAAAAAGAAAAGGTTTTAATTAGAGACTGATATATAAAATTTAGATTGATATGCGAGTATCAATCTAAAGATTTTGATTTGTTGATGAAATTTACATTTCTATATTTATGAAATTATTTTAATACAAAATAAGATTATTTAAGATTAGGATTAGGTAGCGTTGCGCTAGAACTTCCCATATTAATATTTTGCTGCACTGCACTAGGGGCAACATTAGCATCAATTTGACTTAAAAGTCTTATAGTTTCTTCAAATTCAAAGCTTTCCTCAGGATTTTGTCCTAAAAATTTTTGCATAAATTCCTTTTTAGCTATGGCTTCATCAAGCTCCTTATCACTACCCTTTTGATAAGCACCGATACGAAGCAATACTTCATTTTCTTTTAAAAGCGAATTTAAGCGTTTAAATTTTCTAGCCCAAAGTTTGTGTTCAGGACTTATGATATCGCCCATTACCC
The window above is part of the Campylobacter coli genome. Proteins encoded here:
- a CDS encoding methyl-accepting chemotaxis protein, with the protein product MQTNTFAKSVSISTRLTLWIGILVVLILAITSTVSYYEAKIKTYELLKENQLKTMDDVGAIFEAYGASKRNGVQNLANQLNQNPDMSERELMNLIQALKDLNGYDLVYVGFEDTGKNYQSNNQILDISKGYDTKNRPWYKQAKAAKQFIVTEPYKSADSGKIGITYAAPFYDKNGNFRGVVGGDYDLAKFSTDVLTVGKSQHTYTAVIDPEGTILFRDDISQIFTKTDLSINVANAIKQNPSYLDPNNRDVLFHVENDKGVNYAIMCNATYNPLFRICTVTENSVYTNAANEILYQQVIIGIVAIIIALILIRFLINRSFSPLASIQAGLNSFFGFINHKTKDISTIDVKTNDEFGQISKAINENILATKQGLEQDAKAVKESVETVGVVESGNLTARITANPRNPQLIELKNVLNRLLDVLQTKVGSDMNAIHKIFEEYKSLDFRNKLDNASGNVEITTNALGDEIVKMLKQSSDFANHLASESSKLQSAVQNLTSSSNSQAASLEETAAALEEITSSMQNVSVKTSDVITQSEEIKNVTGIIGDIADQINLLALNAAIEAARAGEHGRGFAVVADEVRKLAERTQKSLSEIEANTNLLVQSINDMAESIKEQTAGITQINESVAQIDQTTKDNVEIANESAIISNTVSDIANNILEDVKKKRF